The nucleotide sequence TCTAGTTTTGAGAGATGTCTGGTGACGATGGCGAAGTGGACACACCTGTTCCCATCCCGAACACAGAAGTTAAGCACTTCAGCGCCGAAAATAGTACAATGTGCGAAGATAGGACGTTGCCAGGCAATTCTCAACCCCATAAGGGGGATTAGCTCAGTTGGGAGAGCATCTGCCTTACAAGCAGAGGGTCGGCGGTTCGAGCCCGTCATCCCCCACCATAAACTTACTTACTTGAAATCTATGCAAGTGATCTAAGCCGAAATAGCTCAACTGGTAGAGCACCTGACTTGTAATCAGGGGGTTGCGGGTTCAAGTCCTGTTTTCGGCACCATTTGCAAAGTTGTCCCGTTAGCTCAGTCGGTAGAGCACTTGACTTTTAATCAAGGGGTCAGAAGTTCGAGCCTTCTACGGGACACCATTCTTAAGTTTACCAACAACAAATGCCTGGATGGTGAAATAGGTAGACACGTGGGACTTAAAATCCCATGGACGATGAGTCCGTGTCGGTTCAAGTCCGACTCTAGGTACCAACTCAATTTTATTAAAGTGGGGCTTTAGCTCAGCTGGGAGAGCGCCTGTTTTGCACGCAGGAGGTCGACGGTTCGATCCCGTTAAGCTCCACCATTTTAATTATTAGAGTGTAGAAATACACTTTTCGTATATAGTAACATCATAACTTTGGTTTACCCAACACAGGACATGGCGGTGTAGCTCAGCTGGTTTAGAGCGTACGGCTCATACCCGTAAGGTCGAGGGTTCAAGTCCCCCCGCCGCTACCAATTTGGACCCGTAGCTCAGTTGGTTAGAGCCACCGGCTCATAACCGGTTGGTCGTAGGTTCGAGTCCTACCGGGTCCACCAAACCCTGTTTTAAAAAATTTAATCCAATCAATAATTGGCAAGGAGAAATACCCAAGTCCGGCTGAAGGGATCGGTCTTGAAAACCGACAGGCTGTAAAAGGCGCGGGGGTTCGAATCCCTCTTTCTCCGCCATTATTAAATATCGCGGGATAGAGCAGTCTGGTAGCTCGTCGGGCTCATAACCCGGAGGTCGTTGGTTCAAATCCTTCTCCCGCAACCAATTTGGTCCGGTGGTGTAGTGGTTAACATGCCAGTCTGTCACACTGGAGATCGCGGGTTCAATTCCCGTCCGGACCGCCATTATTTGGCTTGGCTCTGTAGCTCAGTAGGTAGAGCAACGGACTGAAAATCCGTGTGTCGGCGGTTCAACTCCGCCCGGAGCCACCACTTAACACACCTCAGCATAGCTGTTTACATAAATACCATTTCGATGGTTTTTTTATTTTATGGGGGAGAATTATCGAAAATGATGTTTTTAAGATACATTTTCAAGTAATTTTGTTATAATCAATTTGGTCGTATATCTAGAGTTTTTACTGATTATTTAGCAATAAAGACTTATTTCTTATTTATAACGTATATGTATTGACATAAACCATAGTTATGTTATGATATTGACATGAGTAGTTTGAATATCAAAACAATAAGGAGAAATTTATGTCAAAAATTGGTATTATGGTTTGTGGGAACTCTGGTGTGGATTATCTTAAGTTGAGTTACCCTGTTAAAGTGATCCATTCTACATTAAACTTAGGTGGTAAAGAATATGAAGATTTCGTAGATATTACAGCAGATGATTTTTATGCAACGGTTGTCAACAACCCTGACATCGCTATTTCTACGTCTCAAACCCCAACAGGAAAAATCGCAGAAGTGTATGAATCATTTATTGAAGAAGGCTACACCGATGTCATCGCGATTACGATTTCATCCAAACTTTCAGGTACATACCAAGGTGCAGTGTTAGCAGCGTCGATGGTGGATGGTATCAACGTACATGTCGTTGACTCTAGAAGTGTATCCCAAGGTGAAGTGTATTTAGTACAAGAAGCGATTGATTTAATCAGCGCTGGTAAATCTGCAAAAGAAATCGCAGAAAGATTAGAAGTTTTAAGAAGTAGCATCAAGATTTATGTATTGGTAGATACTTTAAAGTATCTTGTTAAGAATGGTCGTTTGTCAGCCACTTCAGGGTTCTTAGGCACATTATTAAAGATTAAACCTTTATTACATGTCCTTCCAGAAGGTACTTTGGTACCCCTTGAAAAGATTCGTACAACGTCCAAAGCGAGAGAAAGATTGTTGGAAATTCTTGTTGGAGATATCCAAGGCAAGAAAGTAGACATCTTTATCGCTTATACCAATAACAAATCGGATGCAGAAGTCATTAAAAACTTGATTTTAGAACAACGTTCCGATGTTAAAGTCGAATTGGTGCCACTCACACCAGTCGTCGGTGCCCATGCTGGCCCAGGTACTTTAGGTGTCGGTTATATAGTGAGGTAAGTAGATGAGTCGTGCAAAAGATGTAATAAATGAATTGTTAGTCGAAGTGTTTAACCACATATTATCGATTGAAGGACAAACGCTCAGAGAACGTGGTGTAAAACTATCCATGAGTGAAGTCCATGTATTAGAAGCAATCAAAAATTCACCAACCAAAACCATGGGTGATGTTGCGAAAAGACTTAGAATTACGCTAGGTACTTTAACCACGTCCATCGATGTTTTGGTCAGAAAAAAATATGTGACGAGAAACCGTGCGAAGGATGACAAACGAAAAGTGTTATTACAGCTTACAGATTCAGCCCTCGAAACTTTACATATTCATGATGGATTCCATGATGAAATGATTGAATCGGTCATGGCGGATTTAGAGTTAGAAAAAGACGAAGCTTTGGTCAAATCTCTAGAAAACATCAGCAACTATTTTAAATCCAAATATTAATCGTGAAGAATACCCTTTCTCGGGTATTCTTTTTTTCGTCTTAATGACTTTACAAAGCCTTCATGTTATAATGAATTTGAACAAAAATCATAGAAATATAGGTGATCATATGAAATATGTATTTGGCGTTGATGTCGGTGGCACATCGGTAAAAATTGGCTTTTTAAATCAAGATGGTAATCTCTTAGAATCCTGGAGTATTCCGACCGATTTACGTAATCATGGCGGTAATATTTTAAGTGATGTTGCTGACAGTATTCGTAAATTTGTAGAACTCAAATCCTTAAACGATGACGATATTTTGGGCTTCGGTTTTGGTTTACCCGGACCTGTCGTCAACAATGTCGCAATCAAATGTGTTAACCTTGGTTGGGAAAATGTCGCAGTGGATGAAGCATTCATTCGTGCGTATGGTAAAAATGTGCTGGTTCAAGCCGGTAATGACGCAACCGTCGCTGCTGCAGGTGAATATTGGCAACAAAAAATCGATGGTGACATCGTATTTATTACCTTAGGTACAGGTGTGGGTGGCGGTATCATCGCCCATGGTAAAGTCATCGATGGTGCGCATGGTGCTGGTGGTGAAATCGGCCACATCCGTGCAGAACACAATGAACCACAACTTTGTACTTGTGGGCTTTATGGGTGTTTAGAAACAGAAGTTGCTATCCGTGGCATCAACGCGAGAGCACGTAAACTCATTTTAGAAAAGAACCTCAAAACCACATTGGTCGATGATGAGACCTTATCTCCAAAGCGTATCTTTAATGCAGCAAAAGAAGGCGATACTTTGGCTCTGGCTGTGGTGGATAAAGTAGGTCAATACTTAGGGCAAACCTGTGCAACCTTAGCAGCAACCACAGATCCGAAAGCCTTTTTCATCGGTGGTGGGATTGCGAATGCGGGACAAATCCTGATTGACGCCATCAAAAAACACTATGTAAACTATGCCTTTTCGGCACTTCGTAATATGCAGTTTGAATTAGCAACTTTAGGTAATGATGCAGGCATGTTCGGTGCCGCGTATCTGATCATTGCAGGCTTAAACAAATGATCCGTTCGGTTTTATCCGCTGGCATTGGTTATGGCAAAGCATTTACCATTGAAAAATCTGTTACAGATAACAACAAAGCCAGCGATGCGTTGATCGAAATACAGCACTTTATCGAAACCAAACGGGCTGTATATGACACACTTGAACGCCTCAAAACACAACAAAGCAGTGATGAAATCATTGGATTTCAACAAGCTATATTGTTAGATCAACTGCTTGAAAATGAGGTCAAGCAAAAAATCCGAACAAAACATTTGGCTGCTAAAGAAGCATTTAAATCAGCGATACAAAATTACATCGATACCCTTTCACAAGTAGAGGATCCCTATCTTAAAGAAAGGATCCACGATGTCGCGGATTTGAGTGAACGCTTGTATCTAGCTTTAGATCAAAAAGTAAAACAACGTATTTTAGAACCCATCATCCTAGTAGTAGAGGTCCTATACCCCTCTTATTTGTTTGAATATGAACCATATATTCACGGCATTTTAGTCAAAGAGGGCAGCGGATTATCCCATGGGGTTATTCTTGCAAAAGAACGTAACATTCCCGTGATGGTGGTGAATGATGTCGCGATTGATGCTAACCAGTATATATTCATGGATGGTTATCACTCGAAATTGATACTAAATCCATCTAAAAAAGAGGTCGAAGGTTGGTTAAAGTCACAAGCAGATGCCAACAATGATCTTAAGCAAACCCACCATCCAAAACGTTTATACTTGAATGTATCTGGTGAAACACTCATCGATCCCCGCTATGTGGAAGCATCCGACGGGATCGGCTTATATCGATCAGAATTCCTCTACTTTCAGAAGAATGCATTTCCGAGTGTAGATAAACAAGTAGAAGTTTATGGCCAATTTTTGAAACAATTTTACCCAAAACCAGTCATCATACGCACTTATGATTTTGGGGATGATAAGAATCCTTTAAACTTAGGTCCACTTCAACGTGGTGTATCGGATTATTTCATCACCTATGAAAAACCATTTGTGGAACAATTATCGGCTTTACTCGTTTTAAATGAGTCATACGATAACCTTAAAATCATGATTCCAATGGTGAAAGGTAAAGCGGATTTATTAGCTGTGACGTCGCTTTTAGAAAAACTCCATCACAAATTTGGGTTTTCTAGACCACTACCGCCTGTGGGAGTCATGATTGAAACGGAAGAAGCTTTCATGCATTTATCCGACTTTACACAAGCAGCCTTCCTGTCTATCGGTTCTAACGATTTGGGTAAAAGTTTATTTCAAATCGACCGCAGTTCAGTGATGGACGAGTTAACCTATGCAAAAATGATGGTAAAAGCCATTGAGGAAATCGATCAATTTGCAAAACACCATCAAATCCCATGTACCGTTTGTGGGGATATTGCCAGTAGACCTGTGGCATTGGCGATGATGCTAGAAAAAAATATCCACGCTTACAGTATTCCGATGCCATTTTTAAAAGAAGCGAAACAAATTATTAAGCAATCCAAAACCAGAATATGACACCCAAAATAGCGATTATTTCAAAATAATGTGCAAAAAGGGTTGCATATTCTTTTTGTTTATCATATAATAGATACGCTTACGCACAAGCAAAAGGCTGTGAAATGGAAGGTTGTCGGCACACGGATAGCCGTTGTCTATGTGAAGGGTTTTTCCATGGAGCAAGTCTATGACAAGATTATAGGCGAAAGGAGACATTTTAAAAATGGCAAAAGAAGTTATCAAAATTCGTTTAAAGGCATATGATCACAGACTAATTGATCAATCCGCGAAGAAGATTATCGAAAGCGTAACCAAGACTGGTGCAAAGGTACATGGTCCAATTCCACTACCAACTGAAAAAGAAATTTTCACCATTCTACGTTCCCCACACGTCAACAAAGATTCACGTGAACAATTCGAACGTCGTACTCACAAGAGATTAATCGAAATCTTGGATCCAAATGCACAAACAATTGAAGCTTTAATGCATATCGACTTACCTTCTGGTGTTGATATCGTGTTAAAGAAGTAAGTAGTAAAACAAACAAAGACTAAAAAGGAGAAAGAAACATGGCCAAAGGAATCTTAGGTAGAAAATTAGGTATGACCCAAATCTGGAATGCAGATGGTCAACTAGTCCCTGTAACTGTGATCGATGTTGCTCAAAACGTAGTGCTTCAACAAAAAACTGTTGAAACTGACGGATACGTTGCGACCCAAATCGGTTTCGAAGACAAAAGGGAAAAATTAAGCAACAAGCCAGAACAAGGGCACGTCGCAAAAGCTAACACAGCACCTAAGCGCTTCATTAAAGAAATTCGCTTTAACGAAACGCTTAACGAATTAGCGGATTTAGCGGTTGGGACTGTCGTTTCTGGAAATATTTTCAAAGCAGGCGAATTGATCGACGTTACTGGTACTTCAAAAGGTAAAGGTTTCGCCGGTGTTATCAAACGCCACAATCAAAGCAGAGGACCAATGGGACACGGCTCGATGTATCACCGTTCACCAGGTTCGATGGGTGCCATCAAAGGCAACATGAAAGGTAAAAATCTACCAGGGCATATGGGTGCTGAACAAGTTACAGTTCAAAACTTAGCTGTCGTAGCATTTGACGCCGAAAGAGAAGTACTACTTGTTAGCGGTAGCGTACCTGGACCAAACAATGGTTTAGTCGTCGTTAGAACTGCCATCAAGAGTATTAAGTAAGGAGGAACCAAGATGCCTAAATTACAAGTATTAAATCAACAAGGTTCAAAAGTAACTGACCTTACATTAAATGATTATGTATTCGGTATTGCCCCACATAACCAAGCATTATATGACGTTGTTAACGCTCAAAGAGCAGCAATGCGTCAAGGGACTCACGATACTAAAACACGTGCTGAAGTTTCCGGTGGTGGTAAAAAACCTTGGAAACAAAAAGGTACTGGTAGAGCTCGTCAAGGGTCTACAAGAAGCCCACAATGGAGACATGGTGGTATCGTATTCGGTCCTACACCTAGAAGCTACGATGTTAAAGTAAACAGAAAAGTTGCTCAACTTGCAATGCGTTCTGCATTATCTTATCATCAAGCAAATAACTCTTTAGTCGTTGTTGACGCATTAGCCGTTGAACAAGCTAAGACCAAAGAATTCGCAGCATTATTAAGCAAGTTAAACATTACTGAAAAAGTATTGATCGTTGACACAGTATTCGCAGACAGTGTGTTCTTAGCAGCACGCAACCTACCGAATGTTATGCTAGTTCAAGCTTCTCACGCGAGTGTTTATGACTTATTAAACTGCAAACAATTATTATTAACTCAAAATGCAGTTCAATACTTCGAGGAGGTGCTTGCATAATGACTAAATATTACGACATTATCAAAGCTCCAATCATCACTGAACAATCTTCTAAGTTGATTGAATCCCAAAACGCTTATACTTTCGAAGTCGATCGTAAAGCAAACAAAGTGGAAATCAAAAAAGCTGTAGAAGCTATCTTCAATGTGACAGTAGTCAGAGTCAACACCGTAAACGTATTACCTAAGTTCAAGAGAATGGGCAAATACGAAGGTTACAAACAAGCATACAAAAAAGCAATCGTAAAACTAGCTGAAGGTCAAAAGATTGACCAATTCACAGTTTAAGATTAGTGAAATGTTAAAGGAGAATTAACTATGGCGGTTAAAGTTTATAAGCCGACGTCCGCTGGACGCCGCAACATGAGCGTTTTAACGTTCGAAGAAATCACAACATCCACTCCTGAAAAATCACTACTCGAGCCAATTCACAAAAATGGTGGACGTAATAACTCAGGTAAGATTACTGTTCGTCATCAAGGTGGCGGCGCTAAGCGCAAATATCGTGTAATTGATTTCAAGAGAAACAAAGATGGTATCGTAGGTAAGGTTGCAACAATCGAATACGATCCAAACAGAAGTGCAAATATCGCTTTGATCAACTATGTAGATGGTGAAAAGCGTTATATCATCGCGCCAAAAGGCTTAGAAGTTGGTATGTCCATCGAATCCGGTGAACATGCAGACATCAAGACTGGTAACGCATTGCCTATTTTCAATATCCCAGTAGGTACTGTCATTCATAACATTGAATTACACCCTGGTAAAGGTGGACAATTGGTCCGTTCCGCTGGTACTTCCGCACAAATCTTAGGTAGAGAAGAACGCTATGTCCTTGTTCGCTTAAGCTCTGGCGAAGTGAGAAAGATTTTAGGTACTTGCCGCGCAACCGTTGGTGAAGTTGGTAACGAAACTTACGAACTTGTCAGAATTGGTAAGGCAGGCCGTACTAGACACATGGGTATCCGCCCAACTGTCCGTGGTGCTGTTATGAACCCGAACGATCACCCACACGGTGGTGGTGAAGGTAAGAACCCAGTCGGTAGAAAATCACCAATGACACCTTGGGGTAAACCTGGTCGCGGTATTAAGACAAGAGATTCTAAGAAGGCATCGAACGATTTAATCGTAAGACGTCGTACAAAGTAGGAGGGTAAACATGGCACGTTCAATTAAAAAAGGTCCTTTTTGTGACGATTACCTATTAAATAAGGTAAGAACAGCTAAAAAGGCAAAAGATAACAAAGTAATCCAAACTTGGTCAAGACGTTCAACCGTATTCCCTGACTTTGTAGGATTAACGATTGCAGTATATAACGGTAGAGAACATGTACCTGTATACATCACAGAAGACATGGTTGGTCACAAACTAGGTGAATTCTCACCTACACGTACTTTCCGTGGACACGGCGCTGACAAGAAAGCAGCTAAGAAATAATGACGGAGGTTAATATGGAATCTAGAGCTATGGCAAATACGGTGCGTATTGCACCAAGAAAAGCAAGACTAGTGATTGATCTCATCAAGGGTTTAGAAATCAAAGAAGCACAAGCTATTTTGAAATATACCCCTAAAGCTGCCGCTCCAATTATTTTAAAGGTGCTTAACAGTGCAGTCGCAAACGCAGATCATAACTACAACATGGATGTAAACAACTTATACATCAAAGAGGCGTTCGTCAATGAAGGCGTACGCATGAAGAGAATGATGCCTAATTCCAAAGGACAAGGCAACATTATCGTTAAAAAGACGAGCCACATCACAATCGTTGTGGCAGAAAGAGTTTAGGAGGATATACGATGGGTCAAAAAGTTAGTCCAGTCGGCTTACGCATGGGGATTACCCGTAATTGGGATGCGAAATGGTATGCAGAAAAAAATCAAGTTCCGGCTCTTTTAAAAGAAGATATTGAAATCAGAAAGTATTTAAAAGACACTTTCAAAAAGGCTTCCGTTTCTCAAATCGAAATCGAACGTCTTAAAGGTAAAGCTAAAGATAGAGTGAAAGTCACTTTATACACCGCTAAACCTGGCGTTGTCATCGGTAGAGATGCAGAATCCAAAAACAAAGCAGTTAAAACACTTGAACACATGACTAAAAAGGAAATCATCCTTAACGTCGTTGAAGTCAAACGTTCAGAACTCAATGCAGAACTCGTTGCGCAAAGCATTGCTGAACAATTAGAAAACCGTGCATCTTTCCGCCGTGTGCAAAAGATGGCTATGCAAAGAGCATTAAAAGCGGGTGCTAAAGGGGTTAAGACACTTGTGTCTGGACGTCTTGGCGGTGCTGAAATCGCTCGTAGCGAAGGCTATTCAGAAGGCCGCGTGCCTCTACACACTTTACGTGCTGACATCGATTATGCAACTGCAGAAGCGACCACCACTTATGGTAAGTTAGGCGTTAAAGTATGGATTTTCAAAGGCGAAGTTCTACCTGGTCAAAAAGTTAGATCTGAAGCTGCACCAAGAAGAGACAAGCGCAGTAAAGGAGGCAAGTAATTATGTTAATGCCAAAAAGAACTAAATTCCGCCGTCCTCATCGCGTAAGTTATGAAGGAAAGGCAAAAGGTAATCTTGAATTACAACACGGCAACTGGGGTTTACAAGCTACTGAAGGTGCTTGGATTACAAACCGTCAAATCGAAGCTGCCCGTATTGCAATCACAAGACATATGAAACGTACAGGTAATGTATGGATCAACATTTTCCCTCATTTAGCAAAAACTAAAAAACCACTAGAAGTACGTATGGGTTCCGGTAAAGGTGCACCAGATTCATGGGTTGCTGTTGTTAAGACTGGCAAAATCATGTTCGAAGTTGCAGGTGTTTCTGACGAAATCGCTCATGAAGCATTAAGACTTGCTTCCCATAAACTTCCGGTTTCCACAAAGATTATTCGTAAGGTAGGTGACCAATAATATGAAAGCGACTGAAATTCGTAAAATCAGCACAGCTGACTTAAACAAACGCATCAACGAATTAAAAATTGAATTATTCAACTTACGTTTTCAACTAGCTGTTGGTCAATTAGAAAATACCGCACGCATAAGACAAGTTAGAAAATTAATTGCACAAATGAAGACAATCATTAGTGAACGTAGCGAATAAAGGAGGATACTATGGAAAGAAACAATAGAAAAGTGTTCACAGGAACTGTGGTATCAACCAAAATGCAAAAAACGATCACAGTGGTAGTTGACACATACAAAAAACACAGCTTATACGGGAAACGTGTTAAAGTTTCCAAAAAATATCATGCACACGACGAAAACAATCTTGCGAAAGTTGGCGATGTAGTAACCATTATGGAAACTAGACCACTTTCCGCTACTAAACGTTTTAGATTAGTAGAAGTTGTTACGAAGGCAGAATAAGGAGGGACTATCATGATTCAACAAGAAACTAGATTAAACGTCGCTGATAATAGCGGCGCACGTGAAGTCTTAGTCATTAAAGTTTTAGGTGGTACCCGCCGTCGTTATGCTAACATCGGCGATGTGGTTGTCGTTGCAGTTAAAAAAGCAACGCCAGGCGGCATCGTTAAAAAAGGTGACGTAGCAAAAGCGGTTATCGTCAGAACCGTGTCTGGCTTAAGACGCGCAGATGGCTCATACATCAAATTTGATGACAATGCAGCTGTCATTATTAAAGAAGATTTAAACCCACGTGGAACCCGTATTTTCGGACCTGTGGCAAGAGAGCTTAGAGATAAGAACTTCATGAAGATCGTATCCCTTGCTCCAGAAGTATTATAAGGAGGACATCATGAACATTAAAGCTGGAGATACCGTTGTTGTTATTGCTGGTAAAGACAAGTTCTCTAAGGACAAAAAAGGCAATAAAGTCAAAACAACTGGTAAAGTATTAAAAGCAATTCCTAGCGAAGACCGTGTCATCGTTGAAGGCGTCAATAAAGTTAAAAAACACCAAAGACCAACCCAACAAAACGAAAAAGGTCAAATCTTGGAAGTTGAAGCACCAATCCATGTATCTAACGTGATGATTCTCGATCCAAAGAAGAATGTTCCAACTCGCGTTGGTTACAAAATCGTAGACGGTAAGAAAGTCCGTTATGCGAAAAAATCAGGCGCAAGCCTTGATAAATAAGAAGGAGTTTGACTATGAGTAGATTAAGAGAAAAATACGATAACCTCACCAAACCCGAATTAATGAAAGCATTCAACTACACTTCCGTCATGCAAGTACCAAAGATCGAAAAGATCGTTATTAACATGGGTATCGGCGATGCAGTAGCAAACCCTAAAGCACTCGACGATGCAGTAGAAGAATTAACCGTAATCACTGGTCAAAAACCAGTTGTAACCAAAGCAAGAAAATCCATTGCGAACTTCAAATTACGTGAAGGTATGCCAATCGGTTGCAAAGTTACATTACGTGGCGAAAGAATGTACTATTTCTTGGATAAATTAGTTTCTGTTTCTCTTCCACGTGTAAGAGACTTCCGCGGTATCTCTAAAGATGCATTCGACGGTCGTGGTAACTACACACTAGGAATCAAAGAACAACTCATTTTCCCTGAAATCAATTTCGATAAAGTGAAGAAAGTACGTGGCATGGACATTGTCATCGTAACAACGGCGCAATCTGACGAAGAAGGTAAAGCATTACTAACTTCCCTTGGATTACCGTTCAAGAAATAAGGAGAATAAACATGGCTAAAAAATCTATGATTGCGAAGCAACAACGCGTGGCTAAGTTTTCAACACAAGCTTACACAAGATGCACACGTTGTGGCCGTCCGCACGCAGTATACCAAAAATTTGGAATTTGCCGTATTTGTTTTCGCGAATTAGCCTATAAAGGCGAACTACCTGGCGTTAAAAAAGCTAGCTGGTAAGAAGGAGGAAATAATATGGTTATGACTGATCCAATCGCGGATTTACTAACTCGTATCCGCAACGCGAATTCAATGCGTCATGAAACGGTAGAAATCCCTGCATCCAGACTTAAAGCAGACATTCTAAATGTCTTGAAACAAGAAGGTTTCATTGTAGATTATGTATCTAAAAATGAAGCAGTAGGTTCTACACTCGTAGTAACATTGAAATACGCCGCTAATAACGAACGCGTTATTAAAGGTTTAAAGAGGATATCGAAACCGGGCTTACGTGTTTACGCACAAGCTAGCCAATTACCTAAAGTTCTTAACGGACTTGGTATTGCGATTATTT is from Paracholeplasma manati and encodes:
- a CDS encoding type Z 30S ribosomal protein S14; this translates as MAKKSMIAKQQRVAKFSTQAYTRCTRCGRPHAVYQKFGICRICFRELAYKGELPGVKKASW
- the rplN gene encoding 50S ribosomal protein L14 translates to MIQQETRLNVADNSGAREVLVIKVLGGTRRRYANIGDVVVVAVKKATPGGIVKKGDVAKAVIVRTVSGLRRADGSYIKFDDNAAVIIKEDLNPRGTRIFGPVARELRDKNFMKIVSLAPEVL
- the rpsH gene encoding 30S ribosomal protein S8, with translation MVMTDPIADLLTRIRNANSMRHETVEIPASRLKADILNVLKQEGFIVDYVSKNEAVGSTLVVTLKYAANNERVIKGLKRISKPGLRVYAQASQLPKVLNGLGIAIISTSKGILTDREARKQQIGGEVLAYVW
- the rplX gene encoding 50S ribosomal protein L24, yielding MNIKAGDTVVVIAGKDKFSKDKKGNKVKTTGKVLKAIPSEDRVIVEGVNKVKKHQRPTQQNEKGQILEVEAPIHVSNVMILDPKKNVPTRVGYKIVDGKKVRYAKKSGASLDK
- the rpsQ gene encoding 30S ribosomal protein S17, which translates into the protein MERNNRKVFTGTVVSTKMQKTITVVVDTYKKHSLYGKRVKVSKKYHAHDENNLAKVGDVVTIMETRPLSATKRFRLVEVVTKAE
- the rplE gene encoding 50S ribosomal protein L5, which translates into the protein MSRLREKYDNLTKPELMKAFNYTSVMQVPKIEKIVINMGIGDAVANPKALDDAVEELTVITGQKPVVTKARKSIANFKLREGMPIGCKVTLRGERMYYFLDKLVSVSLPRVRDFRGISKDAFDGRGNYTLGIKEQLIFPEINFDKVKKVRGMDIVIVTTAQSDEEGKALLTSLGLPFKK